The Deltaproteobacteria bacterium genome segment GGCAAAGGAATCGCGAGCTCGCGCTGCATCGAGCGCGCCGTTTCGGCCGCCGGATGCTCCGGGTGCTGGAGCCAGAAATTTCGCAGCGCTTCCGCCGCTTCCTGTTCGCGTCCGGGCTCGCCACGCAAGGCTTGCGCCCCTACCCAGGCCATCGCCGCGTGGGCCTCGGCGGGTTGTCCCGGCAACGCCGAGGCTCGCAGTGCCGCCTGGCGGGCAGCGGCGAATTCGCGCGAGGCGAGCAGGGCGTCGGCGAGAAGCGTGGAGGCGCGCAACGAGGCGGGACCGCCCGCGGCGGCGGCTTGTCGAAGCGGCTCCACCGCGCCGGCGCCGTCGCCTGACAACAGCAGGGCCTCACCTTGCAGGACCTGGGCGTAGGACGATAGCTGTCCCAGATCCGCGCCCGATACAGCGGATGCGGCTTCTTTCAGCTTTCCTTGTGCGAAGAGCGCCCGGGCCAGGACCAGCCGGCACTGGGGCTCGGCATCGCAGGCGCGAGCGGCGGCTTCTGCCTCGCCCGCCTTGCCAGCGGTCAGCCAGACGCCCGCCTGCGCGGCCGCCTCGCTCGCGGCAAGCGCGAACTGGGGCATGAGGAGGATCAGCGCCGCGACGGCGAAATGAGCGAATTTCACGCGCTTATCCAACACCTTGCGCCCTGGTTCGACGGTGCGCAAATTGGGCGGCTTTCGGGTCGCCTCGTATGGCGATCGTTGACGCGTTCTGTTATATGCCCGCGCCTCGCAAGGAGGTCCGTTCGAATGCCGCTTTTGGCGAAGCCGTTCCCGACCGAAATGACCACGCCCATCAATCTCGAGGGCAACAAGAAGATGTCGGTCGAGGCTCATCGCAACCTCTTCTGCTCCGCCTACGACGAGTGCCTCAACGAGGCGGTCAAGCGCGGCTGGAACAGCTTCACCTGCGTGCGATGCCCGAACTACGCCCTCACCCACGTTTCCCCCGAGAATTCGATCGAGGCGTTCGCGACACAGCGAAAGTCGGCCTAACGGCCGTACAGTAGTAGCACCCAAAGACGCCCCGGGCCGTACTGTTGCGAGCTCGAGTACTGGGCTCCGACGCCAATACGCTTCCATTTCTGGTCCGCGAGGTTCTTCGAAGAGGCGACGGTGTCGGGTCCGTTGCCGACGTACAATTCCGCGACCGCGCCCGACAGATCCGGCACCTCGCTGAGCGCCCGTCCGGCAAGGTCGCGATCGAGCTTCATCTGATCCGAAGCTGCCGTCCGGCGCACCTCCTCCAACGCGACGCCGTCCAGGGCGGAATCGCGCCGCAGGGGCGGCAGCCCGCGTTTTTTCCGCTCGGCGGAGATGACGCGCACGATCGCGGCGATCGGATCCGCCATCGCGACCGCCGGAACCGCGAAGACTTCGGTGAGGTAGACGCCCTCGTTCCCGTCGGTCGTCAGCCCGCTGGCGGCGCCGAGACCCAGCCGTCGATGCCGGGGATCGAGCAGGTTCGCAAGATGGGCCGGCGAGCCGACGATCGCTTCGTGCGCGGTCGCCACGTCGCTGGAAAGGCCAATGTTTTCCCCGATGCTTCGATAGGCATAGCCTCGGGCGCGAAGCCGGTCCCCCAAGGATCCATCGGTGGGAAGGACGTGGGCGAACGTTCGCAGGCGGGCCATCTCGCGGCTGTGCGCCTCCGCAGCGGCGTCCAGCTCGGGATCCCGCTGCAGCGCGGGCAGTCCGTGCGAGGATCGCAACCGCGCGATGGATTGCGCAACCCCGGTGAGACCGTCGCCTGCGCGCGCTTCCGGAGGGGGCTTCGTGGGCGGCGCGACTCCGGCGAAAACGCGCCGGATGGCAGCCACTTCGGGTCCGCCTGACCCGTCCGCAAGCACCTCGATGGAATGCTCGCCCCGCCCGGTGAGCGGCACTTTGGCCGCGAATGTGTCGCCGGCAGCTTCCAGCTCGATCTCCTCGACGTCGCCGGAAGGGCGGGTGACGAAGAGGCGCGGATTCGACAGGCCAGCGCCGAGCTTGCCCGACACGTCGACGATGTGGCCAGCCTCCACGCGGCCGGGAATCCGCGCGAGCGTGGTTCTGTGAACTGCGCTCAGCGCGCAGACCACCGCTCCGCCGTCCTTCATTTCCGCGGCGGCGACCCCGATGCGATCGAAGCGGCAGGTCTTCGGGTAGAGCTCGCCGGCGGCGCGATCCGCGCGCGAAGCCGGGCTCACCGTGGCGATTCCAGCCACCGGCGACGGCTCGTACGATTCGAGCGATGCGAAGAAGGATGCCGAAGGGCCGGTGATGGGCGCCCTGCCGCCCTGTACGGCGGCGGTGAAGGCGCGGCAGGCGCGGGTCAGGTCGGGATCGATCGCGACCCTGCGACCGGGGCAGGATCCGGCGATTCCGTCGAGCACGGACCCTTCGAGCCGGGATTGCGCGGGGAGCGCGTCCGCGAGGAGGAGCAAGATCGCGAGCAGCACGGCTCCAGCGTAACGGAACCGCCCAGGCGGGCGAAAGAATTCGGCGGCCGCTGACGGGTACGCCCCTCGCCGGGGACCGGGTGGTATGCCACTCGCCCTTCGTCTGCGACAAGATTTCACCTTGGCGCGGCCGCGGGTTTGCATTAGTCACAGCGGCGGAGGCGTGTATGAGGCTGGGGTTCGGCGAGATCCTGGTGGTGCTTGCGCTGGCGCTGCTCTTCTTCGGTCCCTCGAAGCTTCCCCAGCTCGGCGCGAGCCTGGGACAAGCGATCAAGGGCTTCAAGAAGGGGGTGAGCGAGGTCGAGGAGCCCGAGTCGGAGAAGAAGCTCCCGCCGGCACAGCCATAGAGGAAAGCCGCCGCTCTGTATTACAACATGGCTGGATGTCGCTGCGCCTCCAGCTGGTTCTGCTCTTCACCGCAGTCCTCGCCGCGACGCTGCTCGTCGCGTCCGCGCTGGGCCTGCGCATCGCGCAGCGATCCGTCGAGGACGAGATCCGGAAGCGTACCGTCGAGCTCGCGAACGCCACGACGCTCGCGCTGAGGCACGCGGGCAACGACGACGATCAGATCTCCGACGAGCTCGCCGCGACGATGCGCACCAACCGCGGCCTTCTCCGCGCGGAGGTCGCCCGGCAGGCGGCGCTGGGCATCGATGCGGATTTCACGGAGGCGCGGATCGACCCTGAAGGGTCGATCGTCTTCAGGCGCTGGCGCGGCCCGGCCACGCGGCTGTCCGCAGAGCTGATCGACGAGCCCGACATCGGTCGCGCCCTCAGGGTGGTCGCCCCCTTCAACGATGCCCGTGGAGCCAAGGCGCGACTGGTGCTGCTCGCCTCGCACTCCGAGGCGGAACGGCTGGTCGCTGCCGAGCGCAGGGCGTTGTTGCTGGTCGCGGTGGGAGCCTCGGTGTTCCTCATCGTCGCTTTCTGGATCCTGCTCGGCCGGATCCTCATCCGCCGCGTCTCCGCGCTGCAGCTCGCCATGCGCGCCGTCGAAGGCGGGCACCTCGACGTCAAGGCGCCCGGGCCTCCGGAAGGCGGCGACGAGCTCGCGTATCTCTCGCGGGGGTTCAACCGCATGCTGGCGCAGATCCGCGG includes the following:
- the tatA gene encoding twin-arginine translocase TatA/TatE family subunit; its protein translation is MRLGFGEILVVLALALLFFGPSKLPQLGASLGQAIKGFKKGVSEVEEPESEKKLPPAQP